Proteins encoded in a region of the Quercus lobata isolate SW786 chromosome 8, ValleyOak3.0 Primary Assembly, whole genome shotgun sequence genome:
- the LOC115956486 gene encoding receptor-like protein 7 has protein sequence MRIPLLSRLLPIFICSLTLIFAVSGQCLRDQRSYLLELKNSFLFGTDFSNKVLPWNESVDCCSWEGVTCSEGRVVGLNLDNQPIYGKLDSSSSLFRLHYLQHLSLAGNDFRDSCIPPEFGNLTNLIYLNLSQTSFTGQIPIEISRLTRLVTLDLSDISNEEQNLEGPNLVTLVQNLTRLTELYLDVVNISSQGNDWCQALSSSLPNLRVLSMSYCDLRGPLDSSLQKLQSLSIVNLRGNNFSAPIPEFFADFRNLTFFDLSYCGLNGQFPKKIFQIPTLQTVDLSGNELLQGSLPEFYPNGSLQSLRLSGSKFSGTLPDSIGNLKRLSKIDLSMCNFNGSIPNSLSNLTQLVYLDMSSNYFTGSIPSFSMAKNLTVIDLSSNHLTGHITEGSIPASLFSLPSLRTLLLGNNHFSGQLHEFSNVSSFLLEELDLSSNYLEGPIPMSIFELQGLQDLTLSSNNFNGSLQLNVIQQLRNLAYLDLSNNNLLTEYNGTNSSLSSFPQIISLNLASNKLKTFPEFLRHQANLEHLDLSENQIHGEIPNWFWKIPIPTYVNLSCNYLEGPLHNLSSTNFLDLSSNQLQGQLPTPLPFCYYLDLSKNNFYSVIPELDFSWSNKLSPLTFSTNIDFFTFFLSLSSNKFHGQIPESICNATALGVLDLSNNSINGTIPQCLLSSMSNNLKVLNLRRNKLTGKISDTFPSYCSLQTLNVNTNLLEGVVPKSLANCTNLEVLDIGNNKIHDFFPCHLKGMCNLHVLVLHSNKFYGSVGCGGSNVTWPILQIVDLAYNNFSGRLSIKSLANSKFMMADNKAQSGLNYLQFDPREDNAGSYYYQDVITVTIKGQIIESVKILTIFTSIDLSSNNFEGPIPEEIGVLKSLHILNLSHNSFTGRIPLSLGNLSQLESLDLSSNKLSGEIPVQLADSLTFLAVLNLSFNQLVGPIPYIKQFATFSETSYEGNKGLYGCPLKTKCTSAEPRSPPPTFEESNSNSRPLIDWNFLSVELGFVFGFGMVIWPIMFCKRWRIWYCKHVDDILFRIFPQLYLGGKQYRGIRAQRNAGQRH, from the coding sequence ATGAGAATTCCACTCCTTTCAAGGCTTCTCCCGATATTCATATGCTCACTTACCCTCATCTTTGCCGTGTCTGGTCAATGTCTTCGCGATCAGCGTTCCTATTTGCTCGAATTGAAGAATAGCTTCCTTTTCGGAACTGATTTTTCCAATAAAGTGCTGCCTTGGAATGAAAGTGTTGATTGCTGTTCGTGGGAAGGAGTAACCTGCAGCGAGGGACGTGTTGTCGGTCTCAACCTCGACAACCAACCAATCTATGGTAAACTTGACAGTTCAAGTAGCCTTTTCCGTCTTCATTATCTACAGCACCTGAGTTTGGCTGGTAACGACTTCCGTGATTCTTGTATTCCACCAGAATTCGGAAATCTGAcaaatttgatttatttgaatttgtcaCAAACTAGCTTTACTGGGCAGATTCCCATTGAGATTTCGCGCCTCACAAGGTTAGTTACTCTCGATTTGTCTGACATTTCTAATGAAGAACAGAACCTGGAGGGCCCAAATTTAGTTACGCTAGTTCAGAACCTTACGCGCCTTACGGAACTTTATCTTGATGTTGTAAATATATCATCGCAAGGGAATGATTGGTGTCAGGCCTTATCATCTTCGCTGCCAAATCTAAGAGTGTTGAGCATGTCATATTGTGATCTTCGGGGGCCTCTTGATTCCTCCTTACAGAAGCTTCAGTCTCTATCCATAGTTAATCTCCGCGGTAACAATTTTTCTGCTCCAATTCCAGAATTTTTTGCAGATTTTAGAAATTTGACTTTCTTCGATCTCAGTTATTGTGGATTGAATGgacaatttccaaaaaagatcTTCCAGATTCCAACACTGCAGACGGTAGACTTATCAGGTAATGAACTACTTCAAGGTTCTTTGCCAGAATTTTATCCAAATGGTTCTCTTCAGTCACTGCGGCTTAGCGGTTCAAAATTTTCAGGGACACTTCCTGATTCTATTGGCAACCTTAAAAGGTTATCTAAAATAGATCTTTCAATGTGCAATTTCAATGGATCAATCCCAAACTCCTTGTCAAACCTTACTCAATTGGTTTATTTGGACATGTCATCAAATTACTTCACCGGATCAATTCCATCATTCAGCATGGCAAAGAACCTGACCGTGATAGATCTTTCTTCTAATCATTTGACAGGTCATATTACTGAAGGGAGTATTCCAGCATCTCTTTTTTCCCTTCCATCATTGCGAACATTGCTTCTTGGCAACAACCATTTTTCTGGTCAACTCCATGAATTTTCAAATGTTTCTTCCTTCCTGCTGGAAGAACTTGATTTGAGTAGCAACTACTTGGAAGGGCCAATTCCCATGTCTATCTTTGAACTCCAAGGTCTTCAAGACCTAACACTTTCTTCAAATAACTTTAATGGCTCTTTACAGCTTAATGTGATTCAGCAGTTGAGAAATCTTGCCTATCTGGATCTTTCCAATAACAACTTGTTGACTGAATATAATGGAACTAATTCCTCACTATCCTCCTTCCCCCAAATTATTAGCTTGAATTTGGCTTCTAACAAGTTGAAAACATTTCCTGAATTCTTGAGACACCAAGCCAATTTAGAACATCTAGACCTTTCAGAGAACCAAATACATGGGGAGATACCCAACTGGTTTTGGAAAATTCCTATACCTACTTATGTAAATCTCTCATGTAACTACCTTGAGGGACCTTTACACAATCTTTCTTCAACAAATTTCCTAGACCTTAGCTCCAACCAACTCCAGGGACAACTCCCAACTCCCCTTCCATTTTGTTATTATCTGGACTTGTCAAAGAATAATTTCTACTCTGTTATACCAGAGCTAGACTTTTCATGGAGCAATAAATTATCTCCATTGACTTTTTCAACAAATATcgacttttttacttttttcttatcTCTATCGAGCAATAAATTCCATGGGCAAATCCCTGAATCAATATGCAATGCTACAGCTCTTGGAGTTCTAGATCTGTCTAATAATTCCATAAATGGAACAATTCCCCAATGCTTGTTGTCTTCAATGAGTAATAATTTAAAGGTTCTGAATCTAAGGAGAAACAAACTCACTGGCAAAATCTCTGATACATTTCCAAGCTATTGTAGTTTACAAACTCTGAATGTCAACACAAACCTACTAGAAGGAGTGGTACCAAAGTCTCTCGCCAATTGCACAAATTTGGAGGTATTGGACATTGGGAACAACAAGATACATGATTTCTTCCCTTGTCACTTGAAGGGCATGTGTAATTTGCACGTCCTAGTCTTGCATTCGAACAAATTTTATGGATCTGTTGGTTGTGGAGGGTCAAATGTTACTTGGCCGATTCTTCAAATTGTAGACCTAGCCTATAACAACTTTAGTGGTAGGCTATCAATAAAATCGTTGGCTAACTCAAAGTTCATGATGGCTGATAATAAGGCTCAATCAGGGCTCAATTACCTCCAATTTGATCCTAGAGAAGACAATGCAGGTAGTTATTATTATCAAGATGTAATAACAGTTACCATTAAAGGTCAGATAATTGAGTCGGTGAAGATTCTtactattttcacttcaattgacCTTTCAAGCAACAATTTTGAAGGGCCAATACCAGAAGAAATAGGAGTACTCAAATCCTTGCATATTCTCAACTTGTCGCACAATTCTTTCACAGGCCGAATCCCACTGTCTCTGGGAAATTTAAGTCAACTTGAGTCACTAGACTTATCAAGCAACAAGCTTAGTGGTGAGATCCCTGTGCAACTTGCAGATAGTCTTACTTTCCTTGCAGTCTTAAACCTTTCATTCAATCAATTAGTTGGGCCAATTCCATACATCAAGCAATTTGCAACATTTTCGGAAACTTCCTACGAAGGGAACAAAGGACTATATGGGTGTCCTTTGAAGACAAAATGCACATCTGCAGAGCCACGATCACCACCTCCAACATTTGAAGAAAGTAACTCAAATTCTCGGCCTTTGATTGACTGGAATTTCCTAAGTGTAGAGTTGGGATTTGTTTTTGGCTTTGGGATGGTCATTTGGCCGATTATGTTTTGTAAGAGGTGGAGGATTTGGTATTGCAAACACGTTGATGACATTTTATTCAGAATCTTCCCACAGCTGTACCTTGGAGGAAAACAATACCGTGGAATCCGAGCACAAAGGAATGCGGGGCAGAGGCATTAG